From the genome of Altererythrobacter sp. BO-6:
TTCGCAGGATTGGTCGCAGCCTTCGCGGGCGCGGTGTTGCCCACAAGCGTGATCCGGCTGCGGGCAGGTGCTGCAGCTTGTTGAGACTGTCCGACGGTCACCCGCGGTTGCGGCGCGGTAGCGTTGGTGGCAGAACTGCTCGAAACCTGGATTTCGCGGTTGCTCGAGCGTGCCACGGATGGCGCTGCCGGGGCGACAACATCGCTTGCGGCCATATCGCCCGCCGATAGGGGGCCAGTCAGGCCCTGCGAGATCGCGGCAATCTCTGCCCGTTTTAGCGCTTCGTCGGCTTCGCGCTGGCGCATGGCGAGGGCCTGTGGTGAGGAACCCAGCGACGACTGATAGAAGCGCGCGAGGTTGGCGGCATATTTGGGGTTGGACGAGTCCAGTTCGAGCGCTGCCTTGAAGTAGCGTTCGGCGAGATCCGCCCGGCCCAGCCGCGCATAGGAAACGCCCAGCCCGTTGAAGGCATCGGCCGCGGTCTTCTCATTGAGCGCGGCAAGGCGGAAAAGCTGGATTGCCGTGGCGACATTGCCCTGCTCAAGCGCGAGCCGTCCACGTTCCAGTTCATCGCTGCCGAAGACTTCGGCGCGCTGTTCGGAATTTGCACCCGGCTTGGGTCCGAAACCCAGCTCGCTAACGAAGCTCTGGCAGCCGCTTAGCGTCAGTGCCGCAACGACGCAGCTGGCGATGCGAATATGGGCTTTCATGGGATTATCCTCCTCCCGTCATCGATGGTATGACTTCGCGAATGGTCAATGTGGCAGCCGGTAATATCAAGGCGCCGATCATCGCCGGCAGCATGAAGGCGACCAGCGGGATCGAGATCAGGACCGGCAAACGATGCGCCTTCTCTTCAGCACGCAAACGGCGGGCTTCGCGCATCTCCGACGAGTACACGCGCAGCGTGGTGGCAAGGCTGGTTCCCAGCTTGTCAGACTGGATCAGCAAAGTGGTGAATGACCGGATTTCATCGACGCCGGCTGTTTCACCAAGTAACCGAAGTGCGTCCTCGCGATTGGCACCAGCCCGCATGCGCAGCGTTGTTTCCGTTATCATTTCGGAAATCAGCGGATGCGATCGCGCGGTTTCGCGCCCGATCCGGTCGAGTGCCGCTTCAAGGCCAAGGCCCGCCTCGACGCACACCAGCATTA
Proteins encoded in this window:
- a CDS encoding tetratricopeptide repeat protein, which encodes MKAHIRIASCVVAALTLSGCQSFVSELGFGPKPGANSEQRAEVFGSDELERGRLALEQGNVATAIQLFRLAALNEKTAADAFNGLGVSYARLGRADLAERYFKAALELDSSNPKYAANLARFYQSSLGSSPQALAMRQREADEALKRAEIAAISQGLTGPLSAGDMAASDVVAPAAPSVARSSNREIQVSSSSATNATAPQPRVTVGQSQQAAAPARSRITLVGNTAPAKAATNPANGPVRITISRGGGGRWASRPRIASYPIRVALKRQD